Below is a window of Salvelinus sp. IW2-2015 linkage group LG11, ASM291031v2, whole genome shotgun sequence DNA.
GGGGATTTTATTCACAGCCTAGATACAGATTGTCCAGGGTCCGTGTGCTCCTAGTGTCAGTGGGATCCTCTTAGTTGCCCACAATGCTGGGGTCGTGTGCAGAGTCTGGCAGTGTGGAGTCATGGCAGTGGTACAGAAAACAGTTTCCCCAGCAGCTGTAGCAGATGAGAAACAGGGCTGCCAGGAACACTAAGGCACAAATGGTACATGGCTTCCTCTCCAGAAGGAAGCTGAGCAGGTAGAAGCCCATGAACATTGAGTGATTGAACCATAAGGCCGGATTCAGGGGTTTCGGGATGAGGAGGACTGGGAGCAACCACTGAAGGCAGTACATTGTCTGCGAGGGGGAAGCGAAATCACACCAAGCTCAATCAGTTGGCCACAGGGCTAGATGGAATGACACACAGTGGGGTTTCCTAACCACGGCAGATGTGACGTGGGAGCAGGTTGTAACCGTTTACCTTCAGGTTATGCCTAAAAAAAGGAAAGGATACAGTAAATAAAAAGTTGCAGACAAGCATCAGTTATACGTTTCTCTTTGACAGGACATAGTTAGCCATATTTCCCTGCAAATGCAAAAATAGCTCAACTTGGTCACGCTCTCATCATCCAGCTACGCTAGTCTGCTAACCCAAAGGGCCCAAGCAGCTAACGCTACGGATATGTTGGGTTAGATCGAGCACAACAAATATCTTTCATtgcatttttaatttatttttttaatttatttattttaccgttattttaccaggtaagttgactgagaacacgttctcatttgcagcaacgacctgaggaatagttacaggggagaggagggggatgaatgagccaattgtaaactggggattattaggtgaccgtgatggttgagggccagattgggaatttagccaggacaccggggttaacacccctactcttacgataagtgccatgggatctttaatgacctcagagagtcaggacacccatttaacgtcccatccgaaagacggcaccctacacagagcagtgtccccaatcactgccctggggcattgggatctttgtttagaccagaggaaagagtgcctcctactggccctccaacaccacttccagcagcacctggtctcccatccagggactgaccaggaccaaccctgcttagcttcagaagcaagccagcagtggtatgcagggtgctATGCTGCTGGCAAGTTAAGGCAAGTTAACTATGGTGGGGTTGATTTGGTTGACTAGCTGCAGTTAGTAACactataatgttagctagctagctgcaagaagAAAACAAGTAGGGACATCAAACATTCAGCCTGCTGCACAGACTATGGATGCTCTAGTCTAGAGCACCTGGTTAAATTGTCATTAGGAGCATTTTCTAACTCTCTCCATGGTTAAAGTAGTAAGAAATTCATGTCTTTGTTGTAAAAATATGTGAGGGTGCTTAATTTACAATCATCCTAATTGGAAATTCTTTTGACATTGAATTCTTATATTTTGCAAAATGTCCCTATGGTGGACAGAACGTGTTACTAAATTGCAGATTAACATTTCCACCACAAACCAATTACAGGAAATACACATACTTTTTACCACAGATT
It encodes the following:
- the LOC111969628 gene encoding apoptosis inducing factor BLCAP, with protein sequence MYCLQWLLPVLLIPKPLNPALWFNHSMFMGFYLLSFLLERKPCTICALVFLAALFLICYSCWGNCFLYHCHDSTLPDSAHDPSIVGN